The following coding sequences lie in one Carassius carassius chromosome 1, fCarCar2.1, whole genome shotgun sequence genomic window:
- the LOC132123909 gene encoding RING finger protein 222-like has protein sequence MDEEAQDSECPVCFESLSDCTRTLSCGHHFCHDCLVRTLLNNSLNRSIKRDNILCPVCRHLTVITKLHGFTVSTDEAKRIGKTLEVPSPVFTVGSHTGGLGCICRCLSCITCRLCSRRLVCAKDASEVFIISELGRPMAEGDVIDFGTTSAMQQDYSSSRTRLCTISCCLLVLMITFTLLALVAATLPWVLLA, from the coding sequence ATGGACGAGGAGGCTCAGGACAGCGAGTGTCCGGTGTGTTTCGAGAGTCTTTCGGACTGCACCAGGACGCTCAGCTGCGGGCATCACTTCTGCCATGACTGCTTAGTACGAACTCTGCTGAACAACAGCCTGAACAGATCCATCAAACGGGATAATATCCTCTGCCCCGTCTGCAGACACCTGACAGTCATCACAAAGCTCCACGGATTCACAGTCTCGACAGATGAAGCCAAAAGGATCGGGAAGACACTGGAAGTACCCTCTCCTGTATTCACCGTTGGGTCTCACACCGGAGGTCTCGGCTGTATCTGCAGATGTCTGAGCTGTATTACATGCAGACTATGTAGTCGAAGACTCGTCTGTGCTAAAGACGCTTCAGAAGTGTTCATCATCAGTGAGTTGGGTCGACCCATGGCAGAGGGTGATGTTATTGACTTTGGGACAACTTCAGCCATGCAGCAGGACTACAGCAGCAGTAGAACGAGACTTTGCACCATCTCCTGCTGCCTTCTGGTCCTAATGATCACTTTCACCTTACTGGCTCTGGTGGCTGCCACACTTCCATGGGTTTTGTTGGCTTAA